Sequence from the Methanobacteriaceae archaeon genome:
TTAAAAGATTTTTTTCCACTTTCAAATCATTTTCAGATTTTTTAACATTAGTAACATCTTTAATTAGTACTGAAATACCTTTTTTAGATGGATACGCATTTATTTCAAAAAATTCATTGCTTGATTTTTTGTATTGGTCTATTATACTCAAGTGTTTTTGCTGTTTAAAAGCATCCAAATATAATTTTTCTGTTAAACTTCCTTTAAGTTCTGGAAATAGTTCATAAATTGATTTACCTAAAGCATTTTCAGAACCAATACCTGTGAGATTCTCAGCAGCATCATTCCAATGAATGCAATAAAATTCAGAATCAAATGCAAAGAAAACATCACCAATAGAATTAATCATGAATTCATAATCAGAGATTGGGATTTCAGTTTTATTTTTAGGAATTTTTTCGGAAACTGGTGGTTCTTTCATTTTCTTAATATGAATTAAATAACCAATAGAACTTTTTTTGCTTTTAGAAGGAATTTTATTTCCATTTAAACGTAAATATAATCCTTTTTCAACTAACTTAGAAATTTCAGGATTTAGATTTATCTCTTGTGGTTCAAATCTGGACACGTAATTTATATCATCGTAATCTTTTAGATTAATTACATCACGGTTAAGTCCTAAATTATCAAATAAATTAATATTAATATCTTTAAGATGTTTAGTTTTAAAAAATTTTAAGAAAAGATTATTGGCCTGAATTAAATTTCCATAATTATCAAAAATTGCTGTTTCTTGTGGAAATTGCTCAGACACATTGTCTATAGCGCCCATAGAAATTTCAAGATCTTTTAATAGATTTATTTCATTAAAAAGAATATATAATCCATTAAATTCCATTTTTTCGTTATTTAATGGAGATATAACATATTTTATGGCCTTAAAATGTCCTGAATCTGCTTCAAGCCAAGTAATACCACTTAAATCTTCAGATTTAGATGCATCTAGTCCTGAAAAAAATGAAACTGGATCCAATTGTTTTTTATCAAACCCACCATTGCTACTTTGAATTGAGTTTATTTTAAGCAGTTCAGTTATATTCATTCCTAAGGCATTTTCCTGTGGAATTTTAGTTATTAATGATGCTTCAGAGTTAGTAAACTTTATTATTCCTTTACTATCTGTAACAAAAATTCCGCCATCATATTGAGGCAAATCTATAGATAAAACATTTCCACCAGCATTCCCTAATTTTTCAAGATTATGTTCATATAAAGCTTGATCGATGTTTTGGCGGAGTATATCTATATCAAAAGGTTTTAAAAGGTAAGCAAATGGGCGTGTACTTTTTGCACGCTCTTGTGTATTTTTATCACCATGAGCAGTCAAGTAAATTATGGGAACTCCCATATTCTTTTTAATTTCCTCAGCAGCGTCAATCCCATCGATTTTACCCTTTAGAAAAATATCCATTAAAACCAAATCGGGTTTTATCTCTTCTGCTTTTTTTATGGCTTCTTTTCCTGAAAAAGCAAAAGTAGGAACATCATATCCTGCTAATTTCAACTTCCGCTGAAGTTCCATAGCAGTTAATCCTTCATCTTCCACAATTAAAATTTTTGCAGCAGGCATATTAATACATTTCCCCTTATAAGCTTTTTAAAGCATTTATTTCCCCAATAGTCCATTATAAAATATAATCGATAATAAATACCCATACTATTATTATGATTTATAATATTTAATCTTAGTTATTATTTATTATAGGCTGAGGATTAATCCTTATTAAAATCGTTTAAATTTAAAATAAAGAATTTTAATCTACTTAAGATGATTTCAAATATAAATATATTTTCTCAATCCCATTCCCATCTAATTAATATTTTATTTAATATTGGGTATTCTATTTAGTTATTTTAGCATCTATAACCACATGTACAACTCCCGGCGAATATTTTTTTATAACTCTCTTATTAAGAATCTCAACATCCATACCACCAGCAGACTTTCGGATTCTCTCCTCTGGCCTTTCGAATTTTATTTTTTCATAAACCGACTCATGATAATGAATAATTCCCGATTCATCGAGAGCAGCAATTGCAGATTTAAGATAGTCCTGAGTGTTACCAATATATCCCATCAAAACCCTATCTACAGAAAACTGAGGGGCAATATCCATAGAATCTCCTAAAACAGGCTTGACAATATTCTCCACTTTATTTAATGACATATTTTCATTTAAATAACCGTAAGACACAGGATTTATTTCAATAGAATGAATTATTTCTGCTTTAGAGTGAACTGCTGCGGGAATGGTAAAATAACCAATACCCGCAAACATATCCAGCACTCTTTCCCCTTCCCCAATAATATTGGCTATTCTCATTCTCTCATTGGTATTACCTTTAGACCACATTACCCTGGCCACATCCAGCTTGAATATGCAGCCATTTTCACGATGTATAGTTTCGGTATTGGAACCCGCAAGTATTTTAACATCAGGTTCTCTTTTTTTGCCACCAATATTACCTAACTTGACCACAGTTTCAATTCCTTTCATTTCAAGAAGTTTTTTAGGATTTTCAATGTCTTTATCCACTAATAACACGTGGCCAATCTTTTTCCATTTCATAATATCAACTGGTTTTAATATCTAAATATGATAACTATGAATGTAATATACTGATAATAAATATTAAAATCTAATTATATTCTAATACCAAATTAATCTAAATGTTTTATTTTACTTTAAATATTTTTTAAGAAATTCAAGACAAAAAAAATAACTATAAGAAATGGCCAAATGCAATATTATATTAGATAGAAATAATTTTCTAGGAATTATTAGTTATTGAAAAATATAATTTAAAGAACTCACGGGGAGTTTTAAATGAGTAAAGTAAACAGAGATGAAATTTTAAGTATCCTTGCCAAATATGACAAGAAAGACATTACAATTGCTACTTTAGGAAGTCACACTTCCCTTCATATTTTAAAAGGAGCAAAAAAAGAAGGATTTAAAACTGCAGTAGTTTGTGAAAAAGGGCGAGAAGTTCCATATCAAAGATTTAAAGTGGCCGATGAATACATAATAGTTGATAAATTCAGCGATATTGTAAATGAAGATGTTCAAGAGCAACTTCGGGCCATGAACAGTATAGTAATCCCTCACGGATCTTTTATAGCATATGCTGGTCTGGATAGGATTGAAAACGATTTTAATGTTCCTATGTTTGGTAACCGAGATATACTACGCTGGGAAGCTGAAAGAAATTTAGAAAGGCAGATAATGATGGAATCGGACATAAGAATGCCTCTTAAATTCGATAATTCCGAAGATATTGACCGTACAGTTATGGTCAAATTCCCTGGAGCACGTGGTGGAAAAGGATACTTTGTAGCATCTACTAAAGAAGAATTTGATGCTAAAATAGCTAATATGCTAGAGCGTGAATGGATTGAAGAAGAAGATGTTCCTAAAGCCCATATAGAAGAATATGTTTCTGGTACCAATTTCTGTATCCACTATTTCTATTCCGCATTAAATGATGAAGTGGAACTTTTAGGTATGGACAGCCGATTTGAATCCAACATTGATGGTCTGGTAAGAATACCTGCTAAAGACCAATTAGATATCGGCCTGGACCCATCTTACGTTATAACTGGTAACCATCCAGTGGTAATGAGAGAATCCCTGCTTCCTCAAGTTTTTGAAATTGGGGACAATCTAGTTGAATCTGCTAAAAAATTAGTAAAACCTGGAATGAATGGTCCATTCTGTTTACAGACCATGTGTACTGACAACTTAGAAATTGTAACTTTTGAAATGAGTGCGCGTATAGATGGAGGAACAAACACTTTTATGAATGGTTCTGCATACAGCCACTTATTATTTGGAGAAGAAATGAGTATGGGTCAGAGAATTGCTCGGGAAATTAAAAACGCAATTTCTGAAGACAAGCTAGATGATTTAATCACTTAGTTCCCATATTTTTTTTCTTTAAATTTTAATTTAAATTTTTCAGTCATGAATTTTAATTTTAAGTGAATTCAACATGGACATTTTAATAATAGTTTCTGTGGCCATATCTGCGTTTATAGCAACTAATATCGATGATTTATTTCTTTTAACAGTATTCTTTGCCCATCCACAATATAATGATGCATCTGTAGTTATAGGTCAGTATTTAGGTATTTTTTCTTTGATATTGATAAGTATTCCAGTTTATATATTCAAATCATATATTCCAGATTTTTTCATGGTTTTAATGGGTTTTATACCACTTTTAATAGGATTAAAAGAAATTATAACACTATATAGGCTTGAAACAAAATCAAGAATTCCTATTTCAAACGGAAGTTCATTTAGTAATTCGGAGAGTAGTAATTCCAGTGGAAGTTTAAATAATAATGATAATAATACAGATAATGA
This genomic interval carries:
- a CDS encoding formate--phosphoribosylaminoimidazolecarboxamide ligase, translating into MSKVNRDEILSILAKYDKKDITIATLGSHTSLHILKGAKKEGFKTAVVCEKGREVPYQRFKVADEYIIVDKFSDIVNEDVQEQLRAMNSIVIPHGSFIAYAGLDRIENDFNVPMFGNRDILRWEAERNLERQIMMESDIRMPLKFDNSEDIDRTVMVKFPGARGGKGYFVASTKEEFDAKIANMLEREWIEEEDVPKAHIEEYVSGTNFCIHYFYSALNDEVELLGMDSRFESNIDGLVRIPAKDQLDIGLDPSYVITGNHPVVMRESLLPQVFEIGDNLVESAKKLVKPGMNGPFCLQTMCTDNLEIVTFEMSARIDGGTNTFMNGSAYSHLLFGEEMSMGQRIAREIKNAISEDKLDDLIT
- a CDS encoding response regulator; amino-acid sequence: MPAAKILIVEDEGLTAMELQRKLKLAGYDVPTFAFSGKEAIKKAEEIKPDLVLMDIFLKGKIDGIDAAEEIKKNMGVPIIYLTAHGDKNTQERAKSTRPFAYLLKPFDIDILRQNIDQALYEHNLEKLGNAGGNVLSIDLPQYDGGIFVTDSKGIIKFTNSEASLITKIPQENALGMNITELLKINSIQSSNGGFDKKQLDPVSFFSGLDASKSEDLSGITWLEADSGHFKAIKYVISPLNNEKMEFNGLYILFNEINLLKDLEISMGAIDNVSEQFPQETAIFDNYGNLIQANNLFLKFFKTKHLKDININLFDNLGLNRDVINLKDYDDINYVSRFEPQEINLNPEISKLVEKGLYLRLNGNKIPSKSKKSSIGYLIHIKKMKEPPVSEKIPKNKTEIPISDYEFMINSIGDVFFAFDSEFYCIHWNDAAENLTGIGSENALGKSIYELFPELKGSLTEKLYLDAFKQQKHLSIIDQYKKSSNEFFEINAYPSKKGISVLIKDVTNVKKSENDLKVEKNLLKSLLNLFDGSICVFYEDGSIFFADDLFKKYSYDSNNFIRMFTGHEKNNLVKYINSVKTSKNLYNLKIKSQISPNSYIAWNINLLNDLNNYNPLFWASGQILKNSPVNIEKNIKDISSLENDSNSSNSSIHNPSDSLKTSNNISSNELEKMTNNVQEIEIREANLIKKNNKLLENYNKKIKDLESEKNDLISKVKEFKSSEKELKNKLNVQMEINESLNVELDEDSLSSNTAGDGTNDNQSPDELKNSLMTYERQYKALLEENKALRENKSQLKKQANKIKKEYLDMEKEFNSQIKSQKSQIMNLRKANNSLSKDYMALEKRSISFKENLEENISLLEKEKKQEIEKSHRLEKQLKDIKKI
- a CDS encoding cadmium resistance transporter, giving the protein MDILIIVSVAISAFIATNIDDLFLLTVFFAHPQYNDASVVIGQYLGIFSLILISIPVYIFKSYIPDFFMVLMGFIPLLIGLKEIITLYRLETKSRIPISNGSSFSNSESSNSSGSLNNNDNNTDNEILVNKVDQQTFFKDNRLNSGSYSIFTWFSVALITISNGVDNIGVYAPLFSTLNQMELLLTILIFLIMTGIWCFFAHLIIKNKLLGIKIEKYGHIILPFVLILLGIGIIVSNYMRMS
- a CDS encoding class I SAM-dependent methyltransferase family protein; protein product: MKWKKIGHVLLVDKDIENPKKLLEMKGIETVVKLGNIGGKKREPDVKILAGSNTETIHRENGCIFKLDVARVMWSKGNTNERMRIANIIGEGERVLDMFAGIGYFTIPAAVHSKAEIIHSIEINPVSYGYLNENMSLNKVENIVKPVLGDSMDIAPQFSVDRVLMGYIGNTQDYLKSAIAALDESGIIHYHESVYEKIKFERPEERIRKSAGGMDVEILNKRVIKKYSPGVVHVVIDAKITK